Proteins encoded together in one Micromonospora auratinigra window:
- a CDS encoding TRM11 family SAM-dependent methyltransferase, whose amino-acid sequence MSRYALLLAPSANRVYADAAARLARAELEVYAGSGVLDAAPADAEVTRIGGVEYLTFTAPAPGLGPRDLAHLANLSAAYALFERVGEDLLRPVPLHPLARYDSDLITIQKYAGKTNEQFTRLLLNVTLLASAAAPRMLDGGLVVLDPLCGRGTTLNQALMYGHDGIGVERDSQDVEAYTAFLKTWLRRKRLKHTAETTSVRRDRKLIARRFEAVLSPSRDEHRAGVTQRVVVLNTDTTRAREVLRARCADVIVTDAPYGVAHGSRTGAGLSRSPLELLTAAVPVWRELLRPGGAVGLSWNTHVAPRAAAEAVLTDAGLRVVDGPGWRDLAHRVDQAIERDVLVAVAP is encoded by the coding sequence GTGTCCAGGTACGCGCTGCTGCTCGCCCCGTCCGCCAACCGTGTCTACGCCGACGCCGCCGCCCGGCTGGCCCGCGCCGAGCTGGAGGTCTACGCCGGCTCCGGGGTGCTCGACGCGGCCCCGGCCGACGCCGAGGTGACCCGGATCGGCGGGGTGGAGTACCTGACCTTCACCGCCCCCGCGCCCGGGCTCGGCCCCCGCGACCTGGCCCACCTGGCGAACCTGTCGGCGGCGTACGCGCTCTTCGAGCGGGTGGGGGAGGACCTGCTGCGGCCGGTGCCGCTGCACCCGCTGGCGCGCTACGACTCCGACCTGATCACCATCCAGAAGTACGCCGGCAAGACCAACGAGCAGTTCACCCGGCTGCTTCTCAACGTCACGCTGCTCGCCTCGGCCGCCGCGCCCCGGATGCTGGACGGCGGCCTCGTGGTGCTGGACCCGCTCTGCGGCCGGGGCACCACCCTCAACCAGGCGCTGATGTACGGCCACGACGGCATCGGCGTCGAGCGCGACAGCCAGGACGTGGAGGCGTACACGGCGTTCCTGAAGACGTGGCTGCGTCGCAAGCGGCTCAAGCACACGGCGGAGACCACGTCGGTGCGCCGGGACCGCAAGCTGATCGCCCGCCGGTTCGAGGCGGTGCTCTCCCCGTCCCGCGACGAGCACCGGGCCGGCGTCACCCAGCGGGTCGTCGTGCTGAACACCGACACCACCCGGGCCCGTGAGGTGCTCCGGGCCCGCTGCGCCGACGTGATCGTGACCGACGCGCCGTACGGGGTGGCCCACGGCAGCCGTACCGGAGCGGGGTTGTCCCGCAGCCCGCTGGAGCTGCTCACCGCCGCCGTGCCGGTCTGGCGGGAGCTGCTGCGGCCGGGCGGCGCGGTGGGATTGTCCTGGAACACCCACGTGGCCCCGCGCGCGGCGGCCGAGGCGGTGCTGACCGACGCCGGCCTGCGGGTGGTCGACGGGCCCGGCTGGCGTGACCTCGCCCACCGGGTCGACCAGGCGATCGAGCGGGACGTGCTGGTGGCGGTCGCCCCTTAA
- a CDS encoding DUF503 domain-containing protein — protein MYTGTALFDLLLPGDSRSLKAKRSYVRPIVAALRKFEVSAAEVGALDLHGRAEIGVAVVAAEPAHVREVLDSCERLIAARPETELLSVRRRLHGADD, from the coding sequence GTGTATACCGGAACCGCGCTGTTCGACCTGTTGCTCCCGGGCGACTCCCGCTCGCTGAAGGCGAAGCGCTCCTACGTCCGGCCGATCGTCGCGGCGCTGCGCAAGTTCGAGGTCTCGGCCGCCGAGGTGGGCGCGCTCGACCTGCACGGTCGGGCCGAGATCGGGGTGGCCGTGGTGGCCGCCGAGCCGGCCCACGTCCGCGAGGTGCTGGACTCCTGCGAGCGGCTGATCGCCGCCCGTCCGGAGACCGAGCTGTTGTCGGTGCGCCGCCGCCTGCACGGCGCGGACGACTGA
- the rbfA gene encoding 30S ribosome-binding factor RbfA: MSDPAKVRRHAERIRELVASVVRSQIKDPRLGMVTITDARITADLRDATVFYTVLGDAAAQASTAAALESAKGMLRSTVGKALGLRHSPTLTFVLDDVQDQVKHIDDLLAAARNADAEVQRLAAGAQYAGEPQPYRVDEDDEDADEQTGDADEQTGDTDGPRGGDAR; encoded by the coding sequence ATGTCGGATCCGGCCAAGGTACGTCGGCACGCGGAGCGCATCCGTGAACTGGTCGCGTCGGTGGTGCGGAGCCAGATCAAGGACCCCCGGCTCGGCATGGTCACCATCACCGACGCCCGGATCACCGCCGACCTGCGCGACGCCACGGTCTTCTACACCGTGCTCGGTGACGCGGCGGCCCAGGCCAGCACCGCCGCCGCGCTGGAGAGCGCCAAGGGCATGCTGCGCAGCACCGTCGGCAAGGCGCTCGGGCTGCGGCACTCGCCGACCCTGACCTTCGTCCTGGACGACGTGCAGGACCAGGTCAAGCACATCGACGACCTGCTCGCCGCGGCCCGGAACGCGGACGCCGAGGTGCAGCGGCTGGCGGCCGGCGCGCAGTACGCGGGCGAGCCGCAGCCGTACCGGGTCGACGAGGACGACGAGGACGCCGACGAGCAGACCGGCGACGCCGACGAGCAGACCGGGGACACCGACGGGCCGCGCGGCGGCGACGCCCGGTGA
- a CDS encoding DHH family phosphoesterase, with protein MTSPAPAGTGPTEADWAAAVAAVRGLPATARVLLICHVNPDGDALGSMLGFGLGLRRLGVRQLQATFPGPPEVPESFRWLPGIELLVPQDEAYPDPDLVICFDAASESRLGDLVDRLAGSGAALVLDHHASNTRFGGIHLVDPHAAATSVVAEELLRRLGVALDAEIATGLYVALSTDTGSFRFEATTPAVHAMAGRLLATGIRPGEISRRIYDTRPFGAVRLFGEVLLRARLEPAAAAGHGLVWTYATRDDLARHDQPAYVLEALIDSVRCTAEADVACVVKQVSDREWAVSLRSKGAVDVSAVAVALGGGGHRFAAGFTGRGTVDEVVASIRAELSGALLAG; from the coding sequence GTGACCTCGCCCGCGCCGGCCGGCACCGGTCCCACCGAGGCCGACTGGGCGGCCGCCGTCGCGGCGGTGCGCGGGCTCCCCGCCACCGCCCGGGTGCTGTTGATCTGCCACGTCAACCCGGACGGCGACGCGCTCGGCAGCATGCTCGGCTTCGGGCTGGGCCTGCGGCGGCTCGGCGTACGGCAGCTCCAGGCGACCTTCCCGGGGCCGCCGGAGGTGCCGGAGTCGTTCCGCTGGCTGCCCGGCATCGAGCTGCTGGTCCCGCAGGACGAGGCGTACCCGGATCCCGACCTGGTCATCTGCTTCGACGCGGCCAGCGAGTCCCGGCTGGGTGACCTGGTCGACCGGTTGGCCGGGTCGGGCGCCGCGCTGGTGCTGGACCACCACGCCTCGAACACCCGGTTCGGCGGCATCCACCTGGTGGATCCGCACGCGGCGGCCACCTCGGTGGTCGCCGAGGAGCTGCTGCGCCGGCTCGGGGTGGCGCTCGACGCGGAGATCGCCACCGGCCTCTACGTGGCGCTGAGCACGGACACCGGCTCGTTCCGCTTCGAGGCCACCACCCCGGCGGTGCATGCGATGGCCGGCCGGTTGCTGGCCACCGGCATCCGCCCGGGGGAGATCTCCCGGCGGATCTACGACACCCGGCCGTTCGGCGCGGTCCGGCTCTTCGGCGAGGTGCTGCTCCGGGCCCGGCTCGAACCGGCGGCCGCCGCGGGGCACGGGCTGGTCTGGACATACGCCACCCGGGACGACCTGGCCCGGCACGACCAGCCGGCGTACGTGCTGGAGGCGCTGATCGACTCGGTGCGGTGCACGGCCGAGGCGGACGTGGCGTGCGTGGTGAAGCAGGTGAGCGACCGGGAGTGGGCGGTGTCGCTGCGCAGCAAGGGCGCGGTGGACGTGAGCGCGGTGGCGGTGGCGCTCGGCGGGGGCGGGCACCGGTTCGCGGCCGGGTTCACCGGTCGGGGCACCGTCGACGAGGTGGTGGCGTCGATCCGGGCCGAGCTGTCCGGGGCGCTGCTGGCCGGCTGA
- a CDS encoding DUF6186 family protein produces MRALAITGFATALLLAAAIEWAARREGSRIPSLADVCAVVMRYEVGPVPVGRIGLFGFWWWLGWHFLAR; encoded by the coding sequence ATGCGCGCGCTGGCGATCACCGGCTTCGCGACCGCGCTGCTGCTCGCCGCGGCGATCGAGTGGGCCGCCCGCCGGGAGGGTTCCCGGATCCCGTCGCTGGCCGACGTCTGCGCCGTCGTGATGCGCTACGAGGTCGGCCCGGTGCCGGTGGGCCGGATCGGTCTGTTCGGGTTCTGGTGGTGGCTGGGCTGGCACTTCCTGGCCCGCTGA